From Draconibacterium halophilum, one genomic window encodes:
- a CDS encoding GNAT family N-acetyltransferase: MKTHDIKIREVKSDDIHLVQEIGKRTFKETFEASNSAENMQEYLDNSFSISKLENELSDQNSLFYFALFNEKVVGYLKVNWRESQTENSNKNALEIERIYVLKEFHGMKVGQVLYEKAIEISVQKDVEFIWLGVWEENPRAIRFYKKNGFTEFDKHVFQLGDDKQTDIMMKRPAN; the protein is encoded by the coding sequence ATGAAAACCCACGATATAAAAATCAGAGAAGTAAAATCAGATGACATTCATTTAGTGCAGGAAATTGGGAAAAGGACTTTTAAAGAGACCTTTGAAGCCAGTAACAGTGCAGAAAATATGCAAGAATATTTAGATAACTCTTTCTCCATATCAAAATTAGAAAATGAATTGTCCGATCAAAATTCATTATTTTATTTTGCACTATTCAATGAAAAAGTCGTTGGCTACCTTAAAGTTAATTGGAGAGAATCTCAGACGGAAAATTCAAATAAGAATGCGCTTGAAATTGAGCGTATTTATGTATTAAAAGAATTTCATGGAATGAAAGTCGGACAAGTTTTGTACGAAAAAGCAATTGAAATTTCTGTACAAAAAGACGTAGAATTCATTTGGCTTGGGGTATGGGAGGAGAATCCCCGGGCCATCCGGTTTTATAAAAAAAATGGGTTTACTGAATTTGACAAACATGTTTTCCAGTTAGGCGATGACAAGCAGACAGACATAATGATGAAACGGCCAGCCAACTGA
- a CDS encoding P-loop NTPase family protein, which translates to MSLVKYFFQQGKQYRVVSTRDISFEFEKEGYKVINRYSKNPVDLSYSNPIPSIYCFDDLGVEQVQKYFGNECNVMGEILLSRYDLFVSKGIPTYLTTNLSASEIEEKYGNRVRSRMREMFNLIAFDKNAKDKRI; encoded by the coding sequence ATGAGCTTGGTAAAATACTTCTTTCAACAAGGAAAGCAATACAGGGTAGTCTCTACACGTGATATCAGTTTTGAATTTGAAAAAGAAGGTTACAAGGTAATTAACCGTTACAGCAAAAATCCGGTGGATCTGAGTTATTCCAACCCCATTCCAAGTATTTATTGTTTTGATGATTTGGGCGTTGAGCAGGTTCAAAAGTATTTTGGGAATGAATGTAATGTGATGGGAGAGATCCTGCTTAGCAGGTACGATCTTTTTGTTTCCAAAGGCATCCCAACCTACCTGACAACAAATCTCTCTGCTAGTGAAATAGAAGAAAAGTATGGCAACCGTGTTCGCAGCCGTATGCGCGAAATGTTTAACCTGATTGCCTTTGATAAAAATGCAAAAGATAAACGAATATGA
- a CDS encoding helix-turn-helix domain-containing protein has product MPTEIVTTDDLREFKLELLKEIKQLFAAHHGQPTKKWLKSYEVRKLLNISPGTLQNMRVNGTLAFTKIGGVIFYDSEEIQKMMAENRVNNRFEFGRRK; this is encoded by the coding sequence ATGCCAACAGAAATTGTAACCACCGACGATCTTCGGGAATTCAAACTTGAATTACTCAAAGAAATCAAACAACTCTTCGCCGCCCATCACGGGCAACCAACCAAAAAATGGTTAAAATCCTACGAGGTAAGAAAGCTGCTTAATATCTCACCGGGTACACTTCAGAACATGCGTGTTAACGGCACACTGGCCTTTACTAAAATTGGCGGTGTTATCTTCTATGACAGTGAAGAAATTCAGAAAATGATGGCTGAAAACCGGGTGAACAACCGTTTTGAATTTGGCCGGAGAAAATGA
- a CDS encoding RteC domain-containing protein, with product MNHQSYQETIRVLEETLSRLKVQTQDFVELTEKAIGLCYNVMSKLRVSVQNDGFSKKEEEIYFFKHVKPKVDSKFIFYTEVFNIESHRPEGGKKIQLKYFQNEIQKICTYQRNNRELYQYYKRNKTDLDHIYFLRGNLDSRIHEDNISCHIDPNFCTGYDKTLARIMANDQLKKYIGNEIRKLKGNTEFVSNLYWTNPNIDALEIVYSLFLAKAINNGKASRIEIARVFEKMFNIKFRDIYGTFKEMRGRSEQVSFLKHLIEVLQKRMDDMDE from the coding sequence ATGAATCATCAATCGTATCAAGAAACAATTAGAGTTCTGGAAGAAACCTTATCCCGGTTAAAAGTACAAACCCAGGATTTTGTGGAGTTAACCGAAAAAGCCATCGGTCTGTGTTATAATGTAATGTCAAAATTAAGAGTGTCTGTACAAAACGACGGATTCAGTAAGAAGGAGGAAGAAATCTATTTTTTTAAGCATGTGAAGCCGAAAGTAGATAGTAAATTTATTTTTTATACTGAAGTATTTAATATAGAGTCACACAGACCGGAGGGAGGAAAAAAGATTCAACTAAAGTATTTCCAGAACGAAATTCAAAAGATCTGTACTTATCAAAGAAATAATAGAGAACTTTACCAATATTATAAGAGAAATAAAACAGATTTAGATCATATTTATTTTTTAAGGGGAAACCTGGATTCACGGATTCATGAGGATAATATTTCATGTCACATTGATCCAAATTTCTGTACAGGATACGATAAAACCCTAGCCAGAATAATGGCTAACGATCAACTCAAAAAATACATCGGAAATGAAATCAGAAAACTGAAAGGGAATACAGAGTTTGTCAGTAATTTATACTGGACTAATCCGAATATTGATGCTTTGGAAATAGTGTATTCACTTTTCCTGGCTAAGGCTATTAATAATGGGAAAGCCAGCCGAATTGAAATTGCCCGCGTCTTCGAAAAAATGTTCAATATCAAGTTTAGGGATATTTATGGCACCTTTAAAGAAATGCGTGGAAGAAGCGAGCAGGTTAGTTTTCTGAAACACTTAATCGAAGTCTTACAAAAGCGAATGGATGATATGGATGAATAA
- a CDS encoding glycoside hydrolase family 2 TIM barrel-domain containing protein, with amino-acid sequence MRQILSILLFAIFNLSAFAQSDEWQNPEKNQLNRKTIHAFNFAYESKELAKKGQPQKSEYYLNLNGKWKFLWVKDADKRPSDFYLKDFNDAGWSTLNVPAIWELNGFGDPIYVNYGYPWKGQASVSPPNIPVKNNYVGSYRRVIEIPEDWTGKDVFAHFGSVTSNIYLWVNGKFAGYSEDSKLEAEFDITKYLVKGKNLIAFQVFRWCDGTYLEDQDLFRYSGVERDCYLYARNTQRIEDIHVTPDLVNDYKDGILEIKTTLTKSASALSLSFELFNGETLVATGNQKGSGQTILNVENPVKWSAELPKLYTLYATLKDKSGKVIEVVPQKVGFRRVEIKDSQLLVNGKPVLIKGVNRHEIDPNSGYVVSRQRMIQDIRIMKELNINAVRTSHYPADRYWYELCDEYGLYVVAEANLESHGMGYGRNTLAKNPDFALAHLERNKRNVQRNRNHPSVIIWSLGNEAGMGPNFDSCYNWIKKEDPSRPIQYERAVNGNSTDIFCPMYLDYDGCEKYLLNNPEKPLIQCEYAHIMGNSGGGFKEYWDMIREYPEYQGGFIWDFVDQSPNFKTHEGVEISAYAGDFNRYDSRSDQNFCNNGLISPNRTYNPHAYEIAYFYQSIWVNPIDLLSGTLSVYNENFFRNLENYYLEWQLLADGEVIENGIVNELNVLAQEKVTVKLNYSIEKVNDEKELLLNVFFKLKKSEQLLPAGHKVASNQLVIRPHIESQLAIDESEKTIKYPKVHDTNQYWMIIKDEDFQIDFNKSTGFLERYSFGGNELLAPGTALKPNFWRAPTDNDMGAWFQVRSKVWRDPNLTLKSLQSQVKNDLTEVQAEYEIKDVSAKLNLTYLISSDGSVTVNQKLMADSEAKVPDLFRFGMQLVMPESFDQIEFYGRGPVENYRDRKSSQFLGIYNQNVEDQFYPYIRPQETGTKTDIRWWKQFDRAGKGFLFESVEPFSASALNYTIESLDDGDEKDQRHSQEVRKSDYTNICIDKLQMGLGCVNSWGAKPLDEYLVPYQDYEFKFKITPIGNYR; translated from the coding sequence ATGAGACAAATATTATCAATCCTTTTGTTTGCAATATTTAATTTATCAGCTTTTGCCCAGAGCGATGAATGGCAAAATCCTGAAAAGAACCAGCTGAATCGTAAAACAATTCATGCATTTAACTTTGCATATGAAAGTAAGGAACTTGCAAAAAAAGGACAGCCACAAAAGTCAGAATACTATTTAAACCTGAATGGTAAGTGGAAATTCCTTTGGGTAAAAGATGCAGATAAAAGACCATCTGATTTTTATCTGAAAGATTTCAACGATGCAGGATGGAGTACGTTAAATGTACCAGCAATATGGGAGCTTAACGGTTTTGGAGATCCAATATATGTAAATTACGGTTATCCATGGAAGGGTCAAGCTTCTGTCAGTCCACCCAATATACCTGTTAAAAATAATTATGTTGGTTCATATCGTCGGGTGATCGAAATACCCGAGGATTGGACTGGGAAAGATGTTTTTGCTCATTTTGGCTCTGTTACTTCAAACATATACTTGTGGGTAAATGGAAAATTTGCTGGCTATAGTGAAGATAGCAAATTAGAAGCTGAATTCGATATTACAAAATATCTGGTGAAGGGAAAAAACTTGATAGCATTTCAGGTATTTCGGTGGTGCGACGGTACTTATTTGGAAGACCAGGATCTTTTCAGGTATTCAGGAGTTGAACGTGATTGTTATTTGTATGCCCGCAATACTCAACGAATCGAAGACATTCATGTTACTCCGGATCTAGTAAATGATTATAAAGATGGAATACTTGAGATTAAAACTACTCTGACTAAATCAGCATCGGCTTTATCTTTGTCATTCGAACTGTTTAATGGAGAAACATTAGTAGCAACTGGCAATCAAAAGGGATCGGGACAAACAATTCTTAACGTTGAAAACCCGGTAAAATGGAGTGCAGAATTGCCTAAGCTTTATACTCTTTATGCAACGTTAAAGGATAAGTCAGGAAAAGTAATTGAGGTAGTTCCACAAAAAGTGGGATTCCGTAGAGTTGAAATTAAAGATTCACAATTACTGGTAAATGGAAAACCTGTATTAATAAAAGGGGTGAATAGACACGAAATTGATCCTAATTCCGGTTATGTAGTTTCTCGTCAGCGCATGATTCAGGATATAAGAATCATGAAGGAATTAAATATCAATGCTGTTCGTACAAGCCATTATCCTGCAGATAGGTATTGGTATGAGCTCTGCGATGAATATGGTTTATATGTTGTTGCTGAAGCAAATCTGGAGTCTCATGGAATGGGCTATGGGAGAAACACTTTAGCAAAGAATCCTGATTTTGCTTTGGCACATTTGGAACGTAACAAAAGAAATGTGCAAAGAAACAGAAATCATCCATCTGTTATAATCTGGTCTTTAGGTAATGAAGCTGGAATGGGACCTAATTTTGACTCTTGTTACAATTGGATTAAGAAAGAGGATCCAAGCCGACCAATCCAGTACGAAAGAGCAGTAAATGGGAACTCTACAGATATTTTTTGTCCAATGTATTTAGACTACGATGGATGTGAAAAATATTTGCTTAACAATCCAGAAAAGCCACTTATTCAGTGCGAGTATGCTCATATCATGGGAAATTCAGGAGGAGGCTTTAAAGAATATTGGGATATGATCCGGGAATATCCGGAATATCAGGGAGGCTTTATTTGGGATTTTGTAGATCAGTCGCCAAACTTCAAAACACATGAAGGCGTTGAGATTTCAGCGTATGCAGGTGATTTCAATAGATATGATAGTCGCAGCGATCAGAATTTCTGTAATAACGGTTTAATATCACCCAATCGAACTTACAATCCTCATGCTTATGAGATTGCTTACTTTTATCAATCAATCTGGGTGAATCCGATTGATTTGTTGAGTGGAACATTATCCGTTTATAATGAGAATTTTTTCCGAAATCTTGAAAATTATTACCTCGAATGGCAATTGCTAGCAGATGGTGAAGTTATTGAAAATGGGATTGTAAATGAACTCAATGTACTGGCTCAGGAGAAGGTAACAGTTAAGCTTAATTACTCTATTGAAAAAGTCAATGATGAAAAAGAGTTATTGCTTAACGTTTTCTTCAAACTTAAAAAGAGTGAACAATTATTACCTGCCGGTCATAAAGTTGCATCTAATCAATTGGTTATAAGACCTCATATTGAAAGTCAATTAGCGATAGATGAGAGCGAAAAGACAATAAAATATCCCAAAGTCCATGATACGAATCAATATTGGATGATCATAAAAGATGAAGACTTTCAAATAGATTTTAACAAGTCTACTGGATTTCTCGAAAGATATTCATTTGGAGGCAACGAATTGCTGGCTCCTGGAACAGCTTTAAAACCGAACTTCTGGCGTGCTCCAACGGATAATGATATGGGAGCCTGGTTTCAGGTTCGAAGTAAAGTATGGCGAGATCCTAATTTAACCTTGAAAAGCCTCCAATCTCAAGTAAAAAATGATTTAACAGAGGTTCAAGCAGAATATGAAATCAAGGACGTATCTGCAAAGTTAAATCTTACCTATTTGATCAGTAGTGATGGTAGCGTCACAGTCAATCAAAAACTGATGGCGGATTCAGAAGCAAAAGTGCCGGATTTATTCCGCTTCGGGATGCAATTGGTTATGCCGGAATCTTTTGACCAAATTGAGTTTTATGGTAGGGGGCCTGTCGAAAACTACCGTGATCGGAAAAGTTCTCAATTTTTGGGGATATATAATCAAAATGTGGAAGACCAGTTTTATCCGTATATCCGTCCACAAGAAACAGGGACCAAAACTGATATCCGTTGGTGGAAACAATTTGATCGTGCGGGGAAAGGGTTCTTATTTGAATCTGTTGAGCCATTTTCTGCATCCGCATTAAATTATACAATTGAATCGTTGGATGATGGTGATGAGAAAGATCAACGCCATTCGCAGGAAGTTCGTAAATCAGACTACACCAACATATGCATCGACAAGTTGCAAATGGGATTAGGCTGTGTTAATAGTTGGGGGGCCAAACCGCTTGATGAATACTTGGTACCTTATCAAGATTATGAGTTTAAATTTAAAATTACACCGATAGGAAACTATAGATAA
- a CDS encoding glycoside hydrolase family 3 C-terminal domain-containing protein: MDAIDDAVGRILSIKFKLGLFEHPYVEIIDDSVRFLQPESIEIANKLAEESMVLLKNSENILPINKAIESVAVIGPMSKNKSNLIGSWATLSKTSDVESIFEGLEKEFQGSIKFNYAEGCNFDREDESDFEEALALAQKSDLILVCLGERKTWSGENASRSTIALPAIQQKLVKELKKAEKPIVLILSSGRPLELVNIEPLADAMIEMWQPGVAGGSALAGILSGRINPSGRLAITFPLTSGQIPVYYNMRQSARPDQGKYQDIPTEPLYWFGYGLSYTTFSYGEVKLSSDEIRKDEKIIAEVEVTNTGEIDGKETVFWYIADPVASITRPMKELKYFDKKEIRKGDKKLFRFEIDPMRDLSFPDTDGVKHLETGDYYLIVNNQKIKFKLVD; encoded by the coding sequence ATGGATGCAATTGATGATGCAGTTGGACGAATATTAAGTATAAAATTTAAATTGGGCTTGTTTGAACATCCCTATGTTGAGATTATTGATGACTCGGTTAGATTTCTTCAACCTGAAAGTATTGAAATTGCGAATAAGCTTGCCGAAGAATCAATGGTTTTATTAAAAAATAGTGAAAATATACTACCAATTAATAAAGCAATTGAAAGTGTCGCGGTTATTGGTCCCATGTCAAAAAATAAATCAAACCTAATAGGTTCCTGGGCAACCCTTAGTAAAACAAGTGACGTGGAGTCAATCTTTGAAGGACTGGAAAAGGAATTTCAAGGTTCGATAAAATTTAATTACGCTGAGGGGTGTAATTTTGATCGTGAGGATGAATCTGACTTTGAAGAAGCTTTGGCTTTAGCCCAAAAATCGGATCTTATTTTAGTCTGTTTAGGTGAAAGAAAAACCTGGTCAGGAGAAAATGCGTCAAGATCCACAATCGCTTTACCTGCAATTCAGCAAAAATTAGTGAAGGAGTTAAAAAAGGCAGAAAAACCTATCGTCTTAATTCTTTCAAGCGGTCGTCCTCTCGAATTGGTTAACATCGAGCCTTTAGCTGATGCAATGATTGAAATGTGGCAACCAGGAGTTGCTGGAGGATCGGCACTAGCAGGAATATTATCGGGAAGGATAAATCCATCGGGTAGATTGGCTATTACTTTCCCATTAACATCTGGTCAAATCCCAGTTTATTATAATATGCGTCAGAGTGCTCGACCAGACCAGGGGAAATATCAGGATATTCCTACTGAACCGCTGTATTGGTTTGGCTATGGATTGAGTTATACTACTTTTTCTTATGGAGAGGTTAAATTATCGTCGGACGAAATTCGCAAGGATGAAAAAATTATTGCTGAAGTAGAAGTTACAAATACAGGAGAAATAGATGGTAAAGAAACGGTTTTTTGGTACATCGCTGACCCGGTAGCCTCCATTACTCGTCCTATGAAAGAGCTAAAATACTTTGATAAGAAAGAAATAAGGAAGGGAGATAAAAAATTGTTTCGTTTCGAGATTGATCCGATGAGAGATTTGAGTTTCCCTGATACCGATGGTGTCAAACATCTAGAAACCGGAGATTATTATTTGATAGTAAATAACCAGAAAATAAAGTTTAAACTGGTTGATTAA